The sequence GGTGGACCTCGACCGTCCCACGAGGGGTTCGCGCCCGCGCCCTTCGGCTGGAGCTTTCGCCGCGCAAGGTGCGCAGCATCAGCTGCGCGAATCGCGCCAGGTCCGGCGCCGTGCCGAACAGCCCGGCGTGCCCCGAGATGCCGCCCATCGAGGCGGCGTTCTCGTCGTGCACCTCGCCGACGATCAGGCGGTGCCGGTACGCCGTGTCGATCTCCGTCGGCGCGATGCGGCTCCGCCAGCCGGCGGGTGGCAGGTAGCGCGTGTCGCGCATCCCCAGCGGCCGGAAGAGGTGGATCCGGAGGTATCGGTCCAGCCGCTCCCCCGTGACGTGCTCGACGATCTCGGTCAGGACCATCGCGCCCAGGTCCGAGTACACCATCTTCGTCCCCGGCGGCTGCTCGAGCGGCTCGGCGTTGACCAGCGCGAACATCTCCTCGCGGGTATGCACCCGCTGCCAGAACGGCCTCCACGCCGGGAGGCCCGAGGCGTGGGTGAGGAGCTGGCGGACCGTGACCGTGCTGTCGTGGAAGGCCGGCACGTAGCGCACGGCCGGCGTGTCGAGCCCGACCTTGCCCTCCTCGACCAGCTGCATCATGGCCGTCGTCAGCCCCACGACCTTGGTGAGCGAGGCCAGGTCGTACACGGTTCGCGTCGTGACGCGGCGGCCGTGCTCGTAGTCCAGGTGGCCGAAGGCGTGCAGGAACAGGACGGTGTCGTGGCGCCCGACGGCGACGACGGCCCCGGGGAAGGCCTTGGCCGCGACGCTCTCCTCGAGCAAGCGCGCGAGCGGCGCCCAGGTCGTGTCCCGTGTCATGGCGAGCAGCGACGCGGCGAGGAGCAGCGCGCTCACGGCACCGCGCCGCCGGCACCGCCGCGCGCCGGGGCGGCCGGAGGCCCGGCGCGCACCAAACCGGTACCGGCCGGGTAGGCGGGCGGCAGGGAGACCGGCAGGCGGCCGGTGACGGGCGCCAGGCCGAGCAGGGCCCGCGCCACGGCGCGCTCGATCGGGTCGGTGTCGCTCCAGGCGGCCACGAAGGTGCTCACCGGCAGGATCTGGCCGAGCACGTAGGGGCTGCCGAGGGACACGGCCACCAGCGGCGCGCCGTCGGCGGCCAGCTGCGACATCAGTGCCGCGACGCCGTCCGGGATGTCGACCGCGTCCGGGTGCCACGCCGTGGGCCGCGATGCGGCGAGGAACAGCACGGCGCCGGCACCCGCGGCCGCGGACCGGACCGAGTCGAACGATGCGGGCCCCGAGGCGGGCCACAGCCTCATGGCCCGGACGGTGTCCACGGAGCCCCGCAGCGCGGCGGCGAGTGCGGCGCCGACGTCGCGGCTGTTTTCGTCGCCGTACGCCACCAGCAGCACCTTCCGCCGGCGCGCCGCCGGGAGCGGCACCAGTCCGAGCGAGTCCTTGACCAGCACCAGGCTGCGCTGGGAGATGTCCTGGGCCAGCGCC comes from Gemmatimonadales bacterium and encodes:
- a CDS encoding serine hydrolase domain-containing protein, with the protein product MSALLLAASLLAMTRDTTWAPLARLLEESVAAKAFPGAVVAVGRHDTVLFLHAFGHLDYEHGRRVTTRTVYDLASLTKVVGLTTAMMQLVEEGKVGLDTPAVRYVPAFHDSTVTVRQLLTHASGLPAWRPFWQRVHTREEMFALVNAEPLEQPPGTKMVYSDLGAMVLTEIVEHVTGERLDRYLRIHLFRPLGMRDTRYLPPAGWRSRIAPTEIDTAYRHRLIVGEVHDENAASMGGISGHAGLFGTAPDLARFAQLMLRTLRGESSSRRARARTPRGTVEVHLPGGFVDSATVAMFTQVQDPALSSRALGWDTPSEGSSAGTRLSARAFGHTGFTGTSIWIDPGQDLFVILLTNRVHPTRANEQILQVRPRVADLAAAAAAALEPAR